The Anaerolineales bacterium region AGCCACTCTTCCAATCTCTTGCATACGAGTATAATGGGCAAAAAATAGGATGCTTGTATGCCGATCTCTGCTGGAATTCCCGCTCCCGATTTTGAATTGCTGGACGATACGAATACGCCGAGGAAATTATCCGAATTTCGCGGCAGGAATATTGTGTTGTATTTCTACCCGAAGGACGATACGCCGGGTTGCACTAAGGAAGCGTGTAACTTCCGTGACGATTATTCCGGTTTTGAAAAGGCGGGAGTGGTTATTTTGGGCGTCAGCCCGGATAGCGTCGAATCTCATGTGAAATTCAGGAAGAAATTCCAACTGCCGTTCCCATTATTGGCGGACGAGGGACATAAAGTTTGCGATTTGTATCAAGTGTGGGGACCGAAAACTTTCTTGGGCAAATCGTACGATGGCGTCTTGCGAACCACCTTCGTCATTGACGGGAACGGAACTGTTACGCGGGTGTTTGAAAACGTGCGACCTGCGCAGCATAGCGCCGAACTCCTTTCAGTGCTGGGAAGCGCTGAGTAGGCGAATCAACTTTCCCCGGCGCGCGAGGCGTTAAGTCCGCTTGGAGCGCGTCGGATTCGGCGCGCACGTCGTTTCGTCAGCTCTTGTGAAATATATGACAATGGAAAAAATATGATAAACTTAGGCGGCTCTGATTAGGGTTACCCCTCGTCAGATTTTTGTTTCAGGAGAAACGTATGCGACAATTCATTGTTGTGGGTATTTTGGTTCTCGTTGTGGCGGCAGCTCTGTTCTTCGGGCTGGACGCTGCGCATGTGATGCCGGTGGAAGCCAGCGCACAAGCCGTTCCGATAGATTGGATGTGGCGTACGATGTTAATTGCCATGTCCTTTTTGTTTGCTCTCATCGTAGTGCCGATGGTTTATAGTTTGATCGTTTTCCGCCGCCGCAAAGGCGAAACGGGCGACGGTATGCACGTGGAGGGGAACAATCGGCTTGAGTTTTTGTGGACCGCTATTCCGCTATTCGTAGTGGTTGCGTTTTCGGTTATTGGCGGAAGAAATCTAGCGGATACGATCCGCCGAGATCCGAATGCGATGGTTGTGAAAGTGACTGGCATTCAATGGTCGTGGAGGTTCGAGTATCCTGCCGATCCTGAAACCGGAGTGGTGGTGGTGTCGAACGAACTGCACATTCCTGTGAACCAAGAAGTGCTTTTACGAATGACTTCCTCAGATGTCATCCACTCGTTTTGGGTGCCGGAGTTCCGCGTCAAACAGGATTTGGTGCCGGGTCGCTTTACGGAGTTGACGATCACGCCGACTCTTGCCGGGAGTTATAAAGTCCGTTGCGCGGAGTTGTGCGGCACCGATCATGCCGGTATGGAGGAACCTGTCATTATTCAATCGCAGGAGGAATATGATATCTGGTTGGCAGGCGAATTGGAGAAGGCGAAACTTGCCGCCGCTTCACCGGAAGGGTTTGGCGAATTGCTCGTCCAGCAAAATGGTTGCAGTGCGTGTCACTCGATCACGGGAGCAACATTGGTAGGACCTAGCTGGCTAGGCTTGTTTGGTTCCCAGGTTGAACTTTCGGACGGCTCAACGGTCGTCGCGGATGACGCCTACATCACTGAATCGATCAGCAGACCGCAGGCAAAAATCGTAAAAGGGTTTGAAAATCAGCAGATGATCCAATATACATTCACGCCCGACGAACTCGCAGCGCTCGTCGCGTACATCAAAACGATCAGGTAGGTCGCGGAGGATTCATGAAAAATAATTCGTTGAGCAAAGCATTCCTGCTTCTCGTTGCGGCTGGCGCCCTCGGTTATGGAATTGGCTTGGGCCTTGACTTTGCAGTGACGGGCGAGTTGAACTTCTCTGGTTCAGTTCCGTCTGCGTTTGCGTTGTTGTTTGGTTTTGCCGCTTTCTTCTTTGGCGTTTACGGTTATCGCGGCATTACGCGCGGGTTGGTGTTTCAGATCGTTGGAACCGTCATTGGCGCGGCGATTGTGACCGCAATCCGCGCGCTGATGGGGCTGGAATCGCTCGGCGCTTTCCTGTTTACCGAGCCGGCTTGGGTGTTCGGCGCGCTCGTCGGCGTGATTTCGTTCCTCTTCGGCGTAGGCGTCATGACCGATTGGGTGAAGTGGGCGCGCGGCATAGATACGCCCGACCATCACGAAGATGAACCGGGCTGGCAAAAATACTTTGGCGTATCGCTCGATCACAAAGTCATCGGTATTCAATATTCTGTGACCGCGTTGTTCCTCCTCGTGGTAGGCGGAACCTTTGCGTTGATCTTTCGCACAGAGCTTGCCGCCTCCGGGTTAGATTTCCTGACCCTGAAACTCGATGTCTTCAATCAAAACGGTCCGCAAATTTACAACACGCTCATGTCATTGCACGGCATGATTATGATCGTCTCGATCTTGCTTGGCATTTCGGGCATGATCAACTACGTGGCGCCGCTTTTGCTCGGCGCGCATGACATGGCGTTCCCACGCATGAATGCCTTCGCTTATTGGGTGGCGGTTCCGGCGGCTGTTTTGTTGCTGTTAGCGCTCATCCTCGGCGGGTTCGATACCGGCTGGACGGGCTATCCTCCGCTTTCGGCGAAGGCTCCGCTGGGTGTGCAGATGTTCTTCCTTGGCGTGTTCGTTGCGGGTTGGTCGTCCATTTTGGGCGCGCTCAACCTGATCGCCACTGTTCTGCGCATGCGCGCCAAAGGCATGACGCCCATGCGCCTGCCGATCTTCGTGTGGGCTTCGCTGGCTACTTCCATCATTGCGTTGACCGCCACACAATTGATCGGTCTTTCCTTCCAATTGGTGATGTTCCAGCGGTTGCTGGGGATGGGCTTCTTCGATGTCGCGAAAGGCGGCAACCCGGTTCTCTTCCAACATTTATTTTGGTTCTACTCGCACCCGGCAGTGTACGTGTTCGTTCTCCCCGGCCTCGGCGTGATTTCAGAACTCTTGCCGGTCTTCGTCCGCAAGCCTTTGTTCGGGTATCGCTGGGTTGCTATGTCGTCGCTCGGGATCGCGCTGGTTGGCTTTGTCGTGTGGGCGCACCACATGTTCACTTCCGGCATGAACGAGTATCTGCGTGTGCCGTTCATGTATAGCACCATGCTGGTCGCCGTGCCAACGGGAGTGAAATTTTTCTCGTGGGTAGCAACTATCTGGGGCGGTAAGATCGAGACGCCGACGCCGATGTTGTTCGTGCTTGGCGCGATCGTTGTCTTTTTGCTGGGCGGCGTGACCGGTCCTCCGAACGCGATGGTCGCGCTGGACCTCCACTTGCACGATACCTATTGGGTCGTCGGACACTTCCATGATACGATCTTCGGAGGCTTTGTCTTCCCGTTCTTTGCCGCCCTTTACTACTGGTTTCCCAAAGCGACGGGACGCCGCATGAACGAGTTCTGGGGCAAAGTACACTTCTGGCTGATGACTCCGTCGTTCCTCGCGCTGACCCTCGGCATGATGTTCATCGGTCTGCGCGGGATGCGCCGCCGTATTGTTGACTACGATCCGGCGCTGGGTTTCGATACCATGCACCTCATTCTGACCATCTGTGGATACCTCATCGCGCTTTCGATCTTGATCTTCCTCATCAATTTCTTCCACAGCATCAAGCATGGCGAACCCGCTACCGGCAACGTGTGGAATTCGCGCTCGCCGGAATGGCTCGTCCCATCTCCGATGCCGGCGCACAACTACGAGACTCCCTTCGAGGTTGTCGGTGAACCGTACGATTACGGTCTGCCCGGCTCGAAGTATGTCGAATTCGCGGCGAACAAAGCCGGGAAACATTAATCAAAGGGCAGGTAGTCGTACATGACTCACAAACAAGATCACCCCTCCATGCTTTCGCAAGGCGTTTATATCTTCGTGTACCTTGCGGCGCTGACCCTGCTTGAGTTCTTCGTCGCGGTGTCCTTCAACTCATTGCCAATTCTCATTGTGGTAGCGCTGATCAAAGCCGCGCTGGTGCTTTACTACTATATGCACGTCTACAAGTTGAACGAAGACCCGGATACGGTGCAAGACCACAATTCGTATGCATATAAAGCCGGGACGAACCGCGTCGGCTTGTGGCTGTTCCTGATATCCGACACGTTCGTCTTCGGCGGCTTGATGGTGATGCGTCTCAACTTGCTTGGGATGACCCGCCCGAATTTGAGCCAGTCTCTCGGCTTGTTCGTTACCGCTGTGCTACTCGTCTCCTCCTTCTTCATGAATCGCGGCGAAGTGCATTTGCAGAACGGCAACCGCAAAGGCTTTTTGCAGAACACCATGATCACCTTTATTCTGGGACTCGCATTTCTTCTTGGCGTAGTGCTGATCGAGTGGCACAGCGCGCCCGGGCTTGCGGAATTTGTCCTTTCGATCTTCGGTGAACCCGCCGGGGCAGAGCCTCTAAAGCCTTCCTCCGGCGCGGCTGGGGCGGCATTCTTCATGATGACCGGAATGCATGCTTTCCACGTATTGACCGGCTTGATCTTCCTTGCCATCGTTTGGAATAACGGTAGAAAAGGTTTGTACGATGAGAAGCAGTATCCCGTCGAAGCCGCCGCGGTCTACTGGCACTTCGTGGACGTGGTCTGGATATTCTTCTACCCAGCGCTTTACCTGATGGGAACCGCGATCTAACGCAGGTTGTTTGAAAAAAAACGAAACGACGGGGCGACCGCAAATGGGTCGCCCCGTTTTCCTTCTGATGAAATAGGAGTACGACTATGGATCGAAAAACAATAATCACCGGGGTGATTTCTTTTTTACTGATCGGCGCTCTGACTTTTGTGATGTATTTGTTCGCCAAGCCCAACGTTCCGCTTGGGACCACCTACGGAGAGCCATATCCGCCAGCAATGGATTTCACCCTCACCCGCGCGGACGGAAGCGTGTTCAACTTGAGCGATTATCGCGGAAGCCTTGTCCTGCTCTTTTTCGGTTACACATCGTGTCCCGACGTCTGCCCCACCACACTTGCCGAATTAAATCTTGCCCTCGAAGGGCTTCGACCCGCAGATGCCGCCCAGATCACAGTTCTCTTTGTTACCGTTGACCCGGCGCGTGATACGCCCGAACGTGTCCAAACGTACGTGAATAATTTCAACTCGGACTTTATCGGCTTGAGCGGGACGGAGGAAGAACTCACCCCCATCTGGAACGGTTATGGAATCTACCGCGCCATCCCAGAAACCGCCTCCTCTGCGGGATATTTGGTTGACCACACCGCCCGCGTCACCTTGATTGATCGGCAGGGAAACCTGCGCGTCTCGTTTCCGTACGATGCCCCGGTCGCGGATATTGTCCACGATCTGAAGTTGATGTTGCGTGACTAAAATGAATGCAAAAAGAACTTACGTCAAACGAGTTTTGATCTCGCTGCTGATCGGGTTGTTGTTCGGCGCCATTGTTACGGAAGTGCCGATCTTCCTGCTTTACAAGACCGCCCGCGCTCCGCAAGTGATAACATTGGTCATACCGAAAGGAACTGCGGAACAGATCGCGCGCGGCGAGCAACCGCCATCCATTCCCCAAAACATGACCTTCGTTGTCGGCGACACTTTGGTCGTGAAAAACGAAGACGTTGTGGATCATAAACTGGGTACGGTCTGGGCGCCGGCGGGTAGTTTGGCAAGTTTGTACCTCGGCGAAGCGGCAAACTTTGCCTACGACTGTTCATTTCAACCCGGCAATTACTTCGGCATGGATGTGCGTAAACCGCTGACGTGGCTTACGCATTTGGGAGGGATCGCTGGTCCCGGGTTATCGCTTGGCATTCTGCTCGCGCTGTACAGCCTGATCCTTCCTGTCGAGAAGAAAGAACATGCTCCTGCGTAAAATGTTCAGCCGCAAGTGGGCGTTCTCGACATTATTGGTCATCGCTGGCACACTCGTTCTGATTCGCCTCGGCATTTGGCAGTTAGATCGTCTTGACACACGACGCGCGGACAATGCTCATTTCGTCGAAATGCAATCCATGTCTCCGCTTGACCTCAACAGCCAAGCGCCCGAAGGACTCGCCGAAACGGAATATCGCAGGGTGAAGGTTTCGGGAGAATACGATTTCGAGAATCAGATTGCCGTGCGGAATCAATATTACGAAGGACAACTTGGATACCATTTACTCACCCCGCTTCTTTTCGACGGGACGGCTGTTCTCGTTGACCGCGGCTGGATCCCCGCCGACGGGAACGCCGCGCCGTCCGATTGGCGAAAGTATGACGAGGCGGAGCCGGTCAACGTTGAAGGTGTGATTCGGCTGGGGCAGGGCAAACCAGACTTCGGCGGAGTCGAAGATGCGCTGCCGGCGGACGGTTCAAGACTCGAAATTTGGAACAATGCCGACGCGGCGCGAGTCGCCGAACAGTTGCCATATCCGCTTCTTCCAATTTATATCCAGCCTAATGCCGAGCCGGATGACGCGACGCCGCCCATCCCCTCCATCTCTGAATTTGATTTGACAGAAGGTCCTCATTTTGGGTATGCTGTGCAGTGGTTTACCTTCGCCGCGCTTTTGTTTTTCGGCTACCCTTATTTTTTGCGTAAACAGGATTTGCAAAACCAATGAAATATTCTATCCGTTCGTCGTTTTCGCGTTACGTGCTTGTGCTGTTCGTATCCGTGCTGGCGTTGACCGTTGCGGGCCGCGTGGTCACATTATCCGGCGCGGCGGAATACTGCAAGGGCTGGCCCCTTTGTATTCCTAGCGCTCCGCTGGGCTGGTTGAAACTCGCTCACTTGTCGCTGGTGGGAATCGCTTTGCTGTTGATGGCGGCTGTCTTTCGTAAAGCATGGCGCGAACAAAGAGATAACCGTGTGTTGTTGCCGCTGACAACTATTCTCGCGGTCATGTTCTTCGGGCAGGCGTTGGTGGGCGCCATGTTGGTCGCGCAATCGGACGCGCGTCACTTGTTGATCTTGCACGAATTGACTACGATCGCGTTGTGGGTTTCGCTTATTTTGCTGGTCTACACCTCGGGCGCGCTGGCGACGAGTGAAATTGCCGACCCGGTGACCGACCGCCGTCAACGCGTCAAAGACTTCTTTTCGCTCTCGAAGCCGCTGATCGTCGGTCTGCTATTGATCACAACCTACGGCGGACTGGTGATCGGTATGAAAGCCTGGCCCTCTTTTTCGCTCACGCTGTGGACGTTGGTTGGCGGCGCGCTTGCGGCGGGCGGCTCAGGCGCGTTGAACCAATATATTGACCGCGAACTAGACCGGTTGATGAAGCGCACGGCGAAACGTCCGTTAGCGGATGGACGCCTGACCGATGCCGAAGGTCTGGCGTTCGGGTTGGGTTTGTCGCTCCTCAGTTATTACCTCCTTGCTTGTTTTGTGAACGACCTCGCCGCGTTGCTTTCGCTGGCAGGGATCGTCTATTACGTGATCATTTACAGCCTGTGGCTGAAAAAAGCGACGGTGCAAAACATTGTCATCGGCGGAGGGGCGGGGGCGATTCCTCCGATGGTGGGTTATGCCGCCGCCACGGGTCACCTCGATTGGACGGCGTGGATCCTCTTTGCGATCATTTTCATGTGGACGCCTCCGCACTTCTGGGCGCTTGCCATCGTCCGCATGAAAGATTACGAACATGCCGCTGTGCCGATGATGCCGGTCGTGCGCGGCGAACTGGAGACGCGCCGGCAGATCTTTGTGTACACCATTGAACTGGTGATCGTCACTTTGCTGTTGCCGATCCTCAATCTGGCTGGCACGTTCTACCTTGTCTCATCGTTGGTGTTGGGCGGCGCATTGTTATATGCCGCGTGGGCGGTTTGGCGCAAAGGCGGGAATAAGCTTGCCTGGCGCATGTACAAGTGGTCGAGTTCGTATTTAGTGTTCATCTTTGTGGCAATCATGATCGATTCCGTGTTATGAGACAAAGTAAGCCGATCACGCGCGCTCAATGGTCAACGTTGATCTTGATTCTGGCGTGCGCCCTCGGGGCGTACGTCCGCTTCAGTCCGACGTGGTTGGCGGGGTTCGCAGTCAACGATGGCGGCATGTTCGCCGTGATGGTGGACGACCTGCGCGCCAATCATTTTATCCTTCCCGCGTTCACAACCTATAACCATTTGGAAATCCCGTACGCGTATCCGCCGCTGGGGTTCTATTTGGGCGCGCTGGCTTCGCTCCTCTTCGGACTTGATTCTGTTCAAATCGTCCGTTGGGTACCGGCGTTTTTTGCGTCGCTTTCCGTCCCGGCGTTTTACTTGCTTGCGCGGTATCTGCTGAAAAATA contains the following coding sequences:
- the bcp gene encoding thioredoxin-dependent thiol peroxidase yields the protein MPISAGIPAPDFELLDDTNTPRKLSEFRGRNIVLYFYPKDDTPGCTKEACNFRDDYSGFEKAGVVILGVSPDSVESHVKFRKKFQLPFPLLADEGHKVCDLYQVWGPKTFLGKSYDGVLRTTFVIDGNGTVTRVFENVRPAQHSAELLSVLGSAE
- the coxB gene encoding cytochrome c oxidase subunit II; this encodes MRQFIVVGILVLVVAAALFFGLDAAHVMPVEASAQAVPIDWMWRTMLIAMSFLFALIVVPMVYSLIVFRRRKGETGDGMHVEGNNRLEFLWTAIPLFVVVAFSVIGGRNLADTIRRDPNAMVVKVTGIQWSWRFEYPADPETGVVVVSNELHIPVNQEVLLRMTSSDVIHSFWVPEFRVKQDLVPGRFTELTITPTLAGSYKVRCAELCGTDHAGMEEPVIIQSQEEYDIWLAGELEKAKLAAASPEGFGELLVQQNGCSACHSITGATLVGPSWLGLFGSQVELSDGSTVVADDAYITESISRPQAKIVKGFENQQMIQYTFTPDELAALVAYIKTIR
- a CDS encoding cbb3-type cytochrome c oxidase subunit I gives rise to the protein MKNNSLSKAFLLLVAAGALGYGIGLGLDFAVTGELNFSGSVPSAFALLFGFAAFFFGVYGYRGITRGLVFQIVGTVIGAAIVTAIRALMGLESLGAFLFTEPAWVFGALVGVISFLFGVGVMTDWVKWARGIDTPDHHEDEPGWQKYFGVSLDHKVIGIQYSVTALFLLVVGGTFALIFRTELAASGLDFLTLKLDVFNQNGPQIYNTLMSLHGMIMIVSILLGISGMINYVAPLLLGAHDMAFPRMNAFAYWVAVPAAVLLLLALILGGFDTGWTGYPPLSAKAPLGVQMFFLGVFVAGWSSILGALNLIATVLRMRAKGMTPMRLPIFVWASLATSIIALTATQLIGLSFQLVMFQRLLGMGFFDVAKGGNPVLFQHLFWFYSHPAVYVFVLPGLGVISELLPVFVRKPLFGYRWVAMSSLGIALVGFVVWAHHMFTSGMNEYLRVPFMYSTMLVAVPTGVKFFSWVATIWGGKIETPTPMLFVLGAIVVFLLGGVTGPPNAMVALDLHLHDTYWVVGHFHDTIFGGFVFPFFAALYYWFPKATGRRMNEFWGKVHFWLMTPSFLALTLGMMFIGLRGMRRRIVDYDPALGFDTMHLILTICGYLIALSILIFLINFFHSIKHGEPATGNVWNSRSPEWLVPSPMPAHNYETPFEVVGEPYDYGLPGSKYVEFAANKAGKH
- a CDS encoding cytochrome c oxidase subunit 3; this encodes MTHKQDHPSMLSQGVYIFVYLAALTLLEFFVAVSFNSLPILIVVALIKAALVLYYYMHVYKLNEDPDTVQDHNSYAYKAGTNRVGLWLFLISDTFVFGGLMVMRLNLLGMTRPNLSQSLGLFVTAVLLVSSFFMNRGEVHLQNGNRKGFLQNTMITFILGLAFLLGVVLIEWHSAPGLAEFVLSIFGEPAGAEPLKPSSGAAGAAFFMMTGMHAFHVLTGLIFLAIVWNNGRKGLYDEKQYPVEAAAVYWHFVDVVWIFFYPALYLMGTAI
- a CDS encoding SCO family protein codes for the protein MDRKTIITGVISFLLIGALTFVMYLFAKPNVPLGTTYGEPYPPAMDFTLTRADGSVFNLSDYRGSLVLLFFGYTSCPDVCPTTLAELNLALEGLRPADAAQITVLFVTVDPARDTPERVQTYVNNFNSDFIGLSGTEEELTPIWNGYGIYRAIPETASSAGYLVDHTARVTLIDRQGNLRVSFPYDAPVADIVHDLKLMLRD
- a CDS encoding SURF1 family protein translates to MLLRKMFSRKWAFSTLLVIAGTLVLIRLGIWQLDRLDTRRADNAHFVEMQSMSPLDLNSQAPEGLAETEYRRVKVSGEYDFENQIAVRNQYYEGQLGYHLLTPLLFDGTAVLVDRGWIPADGNAAPSDWRKYDEAEPVNVEGVIRLGQGKPDFGGVEDALPADGSRLEIWNNADAARVAEQLPYPLLPIYIQPNAEPDDATPPIPSISEFDLTEGPHFGYAVQWFTFAALLFFGYPYFLRKQDLQNQ
- a CDS encoding heme o synthase, encoding MKYSIRSSFSRYVLVLFVSVLALTVAGRVVTLSGAAEYCKGWPLCIPSAPLGWLKLAHLSLVGIALLLMAAVFRKAWREQRDNRVLLPLTTILAVMFFGQALVGAMLVAQSDARHLLILHELTTIALWVSLILLVYTSGALATSEIADPVTDRRQRVKDFFSLSKPLIVGLLLITTYGGLVIGMKAWPSFSLTLWTLVGGALAAGGSGALNQYIDRELDRLMKRTAKRPLADGRLTDAEGLAFGLGLSLLSYYLLACFVNDLAALLSLAGIVYYVIIYSLWLKKATVQNIVIGGGAGAIPPMVGYAAATGHLDWTAWILFAIIFMWTPPHFWALAIVRMKDYEHAAVPMMPVVRGELETRRQIFVYTIELVIVTLLLPILNLAGTFYLVSSLVLGGALLYAAWAVWRKGGNKLAWRMYKWSSSYLVFIFVAIMIDSVL